Proteins co-encoded in one Oceanispirochaeta sp. M1 genomic window:
- a CDS encoding ABC transporter permease: protein MNKKKSASTVIESAIRKFLNRQESSIIMALAVYIVFVSCINSNFISSGNIFNILRSSGFALIAIPGMTLILITAGLDLSVGSVLALGGVVSGMVAQSGAPVPVAILSGVLVGAAIGCINGYIIVKVGIPPLIVTLGMQYAARGLVSVITRGVPVYPLPKNFTAIEQVKLFGVIPTVVIVAISIAILFHVVLTHTPFGRAVYAVGGNEEAARISGINTGKTKFYVYLITSALAGLAGVFMAARLGSGEAAAGTGYELTVICGSIIGGTSVLGGTGTILGAILGGLFMEILTNSLTLMRISVYWQQLVVGTILILAVMLDQYKRNLMLKRSIRSTGVTNKQEGLSYAAKTDSSLG, encoded by the coding sequence TTGAACAAAAAGAAGAGCGCTTCAACAGTAATAGAAAGTGCTATAAGAAAATTTCTAAATCGGCAGGAAAGCAGTATCATAATGGCTTTAGCCGTTTATATAGTTTTCGTTTCCTGTATTAACAGTAATTTTATTTCCAGCGGGAATATATTTAATATTCTCCGTTCATCAGGTTTTGCTCTCATTGCCATTCCTGGAATGACACTCATTCTTATTACAGCAGGGCTGGATCTCTCAGTCGGTTCTGTACTGGCTTTGGGAGGGGTCGTTTCGGGAATGGTTGCACAGTCGGGTGCTCCTGTTCCTGTTGCAATTCTTTCGGGTGTCCTGGTGGGTGCTGCTATCGGCTGTATCAATGGTTATATCATCGTTAAAGTCGGAATACCGCCGCTTATCGTTACCCTGGGAATGCAATATGCAGCAAGAGGTCTGGTTTCCGTCATAACCAGAGGTGTTCCGGTTTACCCTCTCCCCAAGAATTTTACAGCCATTGAACAGGTTAAACTTTTTGGTGTTATTCCCACGGTTGTTATTGTAGCCATCTCCATTGCGATCCTCTTTCATGTGGTTTTAACTCATACTCCATTCGGACGCGCTGTGTATGCCGTCGGAGGAAATGAAGAGGCCGCCAGGATATCCGGAATCAATACCGGGAAAACAAAATTTTATGTTTATCTGATTACTTCTGCGTTGGCTGGTCTGGCTGGTGTCTTTATGGCTGCCCGTCTCGGTTCAGGAGAGGCAGCTGCAGGGACTGGATATGAGCTGACTGTTATCTGTGGGTCAATTATCGGAGGAACATCAGTTCTGGGTGGAACAGGTACGATACTGGGTGCCATTCTAGGCGGTCTGTTTATGGAAATACTGACAAACTCTCTTACTCTGATGCGCATATCAGTGTATTGGCAGCAACTGGTAGTAGGAACAATTCTTATCCTCGCGGTAATGCTTGATCAGTATAAGAGAAACCTGATGCTGAAACGCTCCATCCGATCCACCGGAGTTACTAATAAACAGGAGGGACTGA